The Spiroplasma culicicola AES-1 genomic sequence GAAAACGGAAAAGTTATGACTTTAAAAGTTTCTGCTAGAACACTTAGAACTTTGAAAAAAAACAATCAATTAGCTAAATAAAACAATCGAAAGAAGCAAATGCTTCTTTTTTTTATTATTAAATTTCACTAATAAAAAAAGAAAAAGAACCAATAAATTGGTTCTTTGTAAATTATTCAATACCCATAATGAATGAGTAAACTTCTTGTCCACCATCAACAACTTCATATTCAACGTCATGATTTTCATCTAAATATTTACGTAAGTCATTGATATCTTTAAATGAAGCATCAGCTCCAGTAAATACTGTGATAATTTCTGTTTTTGATGTAATGAATTTTGCTAAAGATCTTGAAAAGATTTCTGTTAAAGAATTTGTAGCAATTGTCACTTTTTTATCAACAATCATCATGTATTGTCCTTCAACAATTTTTACTCCATCAATTGTTGCATCACGTGCAGCTTTATTAATTGATACTGAAGTAACTGATTTAATTGCTTTTGCAATATTTGATTCGTTTTTCTTAGTTGATTCTTCTGGATCAAGGTTTAAATAACCTGTAATTCCTTGAGGAATTGTTTTAGTTTCTAAAACAATAACTTTTGACATTTTTTCTAAATCTTTTGCTTGTTTTGCAGCTAATAATACATTTCCATCATTTGGAAATACATATACAGTTTTTGCATTAACAGCTTCGATTGCTTGTAAAAAGTCATTTGTTGATGGGTTCATTTTTGGACCCCCATCAATTACATAATCAACATTTAATTCGTCTTTAAAGTAATTTACCATACCTCTTGATCTTACAACAGCAATTGTTGCAACATCATTTGATAATGTTCTTTGTTTTTGTGCAGCTTCTTTTGCTCCACTTCCTGTTTCACCAGTTGTATCGCTAACATGTCTTTCTGCTTGTAAAGTCATGTTCTCAACTTTAATTGTTTTAAATTCACCAAATTGTTGTAAATAAGTTAGGATTTGCCCTGGCATTAATGCATGTGTATGCACTTTTAAAATGTCATTATCCATTACAGCTACGATTGATGTATTTCCATATTGTTCAAAAGTTGTTCTAACTGTTTCAACTTTTAATTTCCCTATCAAATCATCATTTAGGAGAACAATAGCTTCTGTACAATATCCAAATTCATCTTCAATTGCCATTTCTATGTTTCCACCAGTGTTTTCCTCTAATTTTTTAAGTTTTTCAATTGGTTTTAAATTTATTGCAAAATGTTGGATTCCTTCAAGGAATTTAACAAGACCAAATCCACCACTATCAACAACTCCAACCTCTTTTAATGGGGGTAAAAGTTCAGGTGTATTATCTAAAGAAACATTAGCAGCTTCAATTACTGAATTTCAAAATGCTTCAGTATCCATTTCTGATTCAATTGAATTTACATATTCGCTAGTTTGGCGAATAACTGTTAAGATTGTTCCTTCAACTGGTTTCATAACAGCTGCATAAGCAACTTCTTTTGCTTGTGCAAAAGCAGCCTTTCAAGTTGCTAAATTCAATGTTTCTTGGTCTTTCATTCCATTTGCAAAACCTTTTATAATTTGAGAAAAAATAACTCCTGAATTTCCACGAGCACCCATTACAAGTCCTCTTGCAAACTTAGTCATTAATGATCCGATACTATCAAAGTCTTCATTTTCAATTTCTGAATAACCGTTTGTGCATGTCAAATTCATGTTTGTTCCTGTATCTCCATCAGGTACAGGGAAAACATTTAATTTATCTATATGTGGGTAATTATTATATAAATTGTTAACCCCACTAGTAATCATGCCTTTTAAAATTTGCACTTCTTTCATAGTATAGTCACCTTCTAATAATTCTATTGTTTTTTTATTTTAATGAATAATAAAAAATTGCAAAAATATTCTTTTTGCCAGATATATAACAGATCTGTTTTATTTTAAAAAACGGACTCAGAAATTAAATAATTTCTAAATCGTCTACAGCAATATCTACTATATAATTTCGCACGAATTGTTCTATTTTTTCCAATTCATACTTTACACGTATTTGAACCTCATTAACAACGTCTCTAATATTAACACCATTGATTAAAATTATATGGACTTTAACCCTTGAAGTAACATCAGTTGACAACACTTCAACAGCTCTTGTTATATCACTTGTTTTAATCTCTGCTTCTGACTTAGCAGAACAGTTAGCAAATGAAATAACCCCTGGAACTGTAACAACAGCATTATTAATTGCATCATATGCAGCTTGATCTAACATTGTGATCCCCCTTTAATTTAATTCAGGTAATAGTAGAAATCATGAAGTTACGATTTCAAATTAGTACAAAATTATTTTAGCACTTTATTGCTTTTTTAAAAAGCATATTTATAATATTTTTTCATTTTTTTATCCATATTTTGCCTTGGATTATAAACAATTTCCTATATTTTTAAAAATGTTGTATATAATAAATATGTATTGCCCTCTTGGCGGAATTGGTAGACGCAGCAGACTCAAAATCTGCCGAGGAGACTCATGTCGGTTCGACTCCGACAGAGGGCACCATTTAAGAAATTAAAAAATGGTTTGGAACTTATCCAAACCATTTTTTTATTTATTAAATATTAAAATTATTGGTTTATCAGTTTTAATAAAACCATTTTTTTGATTATCAAAGCAATTTGAAAATGCTCTTGTAGAATGAGGCAATAAAGAAAGATTTTCAACTTCATATTTTAAACCCTTGATATCAATAACAGTTTGATGAACTGGAAATAATGAAATATATGTGTAATCTTGATAACGATTAAAATCAATTTCAAATTCACCTTTTGAAATTAAAAACATAATTGAATCATCATTTAATATTGTCACTTTATCTTTTGTACAAATTTCAATTAAACTTAAATTCATATCCACTCTTTTTGTAGGTTTTGCTATAAAAAGAATTTCTTGTGCTCCTCTTTGATATGCAATGTTAATTGCTTCTTTGCCATCAAGAAAGTCTTTTTCTGGATTTAAAACAATTGTTTCTTTTGCTTTTGATTTAATTAACTCTAATTCTTCTGCAATTACATGATCAAAATCTGCAAGAGCAAGATCAATTGTTATATTTTTATCAATTAAATCTAAACATCCTCTTTCAACACCAATAATAAAATAATCTTTATAATAATCAAAATTTAAATTATTTTGGCAAGCAACAATCAAGAATTTTGTTTTCAAGTTTAAACACCCTTTCCTTGACCAATTCTGCATCAACACCCACTAGATAACTTCCAGCAACAATCATATCAACACCATGATTTTGAACTAAACGATATGTAGCATCATTTATGCCCCCATCAACTTCAATTGAATAATCTAAGTTTTTTGCTTCTCTAATTTCAACTAATTGTTTAATTTTTTCTCCAGCTTCAGGAATATAACTTTGACCCCCAAATCCAGGATACACTGTCATTACAAGAACATTTTGAAGATCTTTTAATTTATCTTGAATTGCTTCAATTGAAGTATCAGGATTAATTGCTAAAGAACAAATTATATTATTTTTTTGACAAACTTCTTTAAATTGCACAAATTGTTCTTCATCGATTGCTTCAAAATGTAAAGTTATTTGAGCAACTTTTGCTTCAATAAAAGGTTTTAAATATTCTTCAACAGACAAATTATTAATTTTAACCATTAAATGAGCATCAATTTTAAAATCATAATTATCTGTAATATCTTTTAAAATTTTTGGACCAAAACTAAGATTTGGTACAAAATTATAATCCATAACATCATAATGAATTCACTTAATATTGGCATCTTTTAAAATATCTAAATCATTTTTTAAATTAACAAAATTTGCAGTTAATATACTTGGAGCAACAATAAACTTTTCCATTAGTATTTTTTCCTTCTTTCTTGATCTTCTAATTCATGCAACATTTTTAAATAGTCATCATAAATAAATTGAGGAAATTCTTTAGTTTCAACAGCAAGAAGAATTGCACAGCCTTTACTTTCTGGTGTATGAACACAATTGTTAAATTTACATTCATTTATTTTTGATTCAAAGAATTTAAAACTATGTGCTAATTGATTTTTATCAATATCTTTTAATTCAAATGAAGAAAATCCAGGAGTATCTCCAATTAATCCATTTTCATATCTAAATAATTCATTTTTAGTTGTTGTGTGTTTTCCACGATTTAAAGCCTTTGAAATTTCTTGAGTTCTTTCAAAAGCTGTTGGAATAATATGATTTAAAGTTGTTGATTTTCCAGCTCCAGTTTGACCTGTAAAAACAGAAACTCCAGTTTGAAGTTTCTTAATAAACTTCATTCATTCTTTATCTGTTTCAATCATGTTATTGATTAAAAAAATTTCATACCCAACTTTTTCATATTGTTTTACAATTTCAATAGTTTTATCTTTTGCTGTTAATAAATCCACTTTTGTAAAAGCTAGTAAAGGCTTTAATTTTAAATATTCAACAAAAGCTAGATATTTATTTAATGTAAAAGTATTTAAATCAGGTTCTTTAACAGAAGTGATAATAACTACTTGATCAATATTGACAATTCTTGGGCGATACAATTCATTTTGACGTTCTTCGATTGAAACAATACTTCCTTTAAAATTCTTTTCATCAATAATTTCAAAATTTACATAATCTCCAGTTGCAGGTGCTTGATTTTTGTGCCTAATTTTTCCTTGTGCTTTGCATTCATAAATTTGTTCTTGAAACAAAACATATGAATATTCACTAACAATTTTTAAAATAATACCTTTTTTCATCTTAAATAAATATTAAGGCAGCAAAGAAAGTAATAACTAACAATAAAAGCAAAATTGAAAATGTGATTACATATTTACTTCTTGCAATTGCAGGAAGTTTTTCATAAGTTGATCCAATTTTAAATACCTGTTTTTCATGTTCTGCACCATAATTTACTTTTAAATGGTAATTATATGGTTTTGGTGAATCTGTAATTTTGACATTCATTAAATCTCTTCTGATTTCATTCATCGAAGCATAACGATTTTCTGGGTTTTTTTCAATCATTTTTAGAATTATATTTTCTAAACTTTGAGGAATCATTGGGTTGATTAATCTTGGTGAAGTTGGCTTTTCTTTAACCTGTTTTGCAGCCACTTTTTTACCATCACTTGCAATAAACGGCGCTGTTCCAGTTGCAAATTCATACATCATGATTCCCAATGAATAAATATCACTTCTTGGAGTTGCTAGCTTTGATTCAATTATTTCTGGGGGCATATAACGTGGTGTTCCAATTGCTTTTTTTGCTTCAGAATCATAACCTTCCATAACAGAGATACCAAAATCTCCTAATTTTACTTCTCCACTTAAAGTTAATAAAACATTTTCTGGTTTAACATCCCTGTGAACAATTTTTAAATCATGTGCTGCTTGTAAAGCATCACATAAATTTGAAAAGTAATATTTAATTTCTTTTAAAGTCATTGCACCAAATTCTTGGAACCTATCTTTTAAAGTTCCTCCTTCAACACACTCTAAAATAATTAATCATTCTGACCCTTGTTGAATAACATCATGTAGCTTAATAACATGGGGATTTTCTCCTAATTTTGCAAAAGCTTCATTTTCAATTTCAAATCTTTCTTGACCAGTTTGTTTAAGTAAAATTTCAGGGGAAGCCACTTTAATAGCCACAATTTGGTCTGTAATAATATCGTGCGCCTTAAAAACCGAAGCCATTCCACCTTTTCCGATAGCAGAAATAATTTCGTAACGTTCTTGAATTATTGCACCTGGTTCATATTTATTCATTTGTCTTGCCCCTTTTTACAACATTATAATAACAAAAAAAGCAAAGTAAATATATTACTCTGCTTCAATAATTAAAATTGATAAATTATCTGTTGAGACATTATCTTTTGCATCTTCAACAATCATATGTGCTTTTTCTTTTAATTTCATTTTTGGATTAACTAGAGTTGCAGCTGTTACATCTTCATCAATATAATCGTGAACTCCATCTGTTGTTAAAATATAAATTCCAGCTGGACTTTCAATGTAATAAGTATCAATTCTTAAGGTTTTTTGAGGCCCAAGTGCACTTGTTAAAACCTTTCAAAAAGTAACTTCATTAGCACGTTCATACATTCCAGACATTTGAATATCTTTTCTTTCAGCCTCTGGAGTTGAATTTCACAAGTTTTGATCTTGAGAAATTTGAAATAATTTATTGTTAACAACTTTATAAGTTCTTGAATCTCCAATATTAATTACAAAAGCAGCTCCTTGTGTAAATAAGATTGCAGTTAAAGTTGTTCCCATATCTAAAGTTTCTAAATGTTCATGTGAATGATCCACCATTTCATTTAAAACTTCACTAACACAATTGCGCAATCATCTATTAATTGCTTTTTGATTTAAACCTTCAAAAGTAGTTGCTTTAAATAGTTCCATAAATTTTTCAACAGCTATTTTTGATGCCACTTCTCCATGAGCATGACCACCCATTCCATCACAAACAATTCCAAAAGCGTCTCCTGCTTTGTTAGTTGCAAAGTCTAAATAATCTTGATTGGCCTTACGATAATTTCCAATATCTGTTAGTAATGTGTGTTTAAATTTCATTTCCAATGACACCTTCTCTTTTTGCTCTTAATTGTCCACATGCAGCATCAATATCTGCACCAAATTCTTTTCTTACTATAGCATTAATACCTTGTTTTTTTAAAATTTTAAAAAACTGTTCAATCTTAGTTGATTGTTTATAAGGATTTTCTTCAACTTCATTGTATGGAATCAAGTTGACATATCCATTAATTCCCCTAATTAATTTAGAAAGTTCTAAAGCATGCTCTGGCAAATCATTAACATTATCAATCAAAATATATTCAAAAGTAATACGACGATTTGTTACTTCAATATAGTATTTAACTGAATCAATTAATTTTTCAATTGGAAATGCTCTATTGATTGGCATCATTTGATTTCTAACTTCATTATTTGGAGCATGTAGTGAAATCGCAAGGTTAACTTGTGTTTTTAAATCTGCAAATTGTTTAATTTTTGGTACAACACCACAAGTTGAGATTGTAATGTGACGTGCTCCAATTTGAAATCCTTTTTGATCATTTACAATATTCACAAACTTCATTACATTATCAAAGTTATCCATTGGTTCACCAATTCCCATAACAACAATGTGGCTTACTCTTGCTCTTGGATTTTCTGGATCATAGCTATATTTATCTTTTAATAATTTATTCATTGTAAAAATTTGTCTTACAATTTCATCTGTTTCTAAATTTCTTTCAGTTTTAATTAAACCTGAAGCACAAAACTTACATGCCATTTTACATCCAACTTGTGTTGTTACACATACAGATTGTCCATATTTTTGAGGCATTAAAACTGTTTCAATTGTTCTTTTATCATCTAACATGAATAAAATTTTAATTGTTCCATCAGTTGACTCTTTGACAACTAAATCTTTTAATGGCTGTGCTGTGTAGTTTTCAATTAAAAATTCTCTTAATCCTTTACTCAAATTTGTCATATTATTAAAATCATTTTCAAGTTTTACATAAATTCAATCATAAATTTGTTTTGCAGCAAATTTATTAAATCCATTTTCACTTAAAATATTTTCAAGGTCTTCAATTGTGTATTTAAATATACTGTTTTTTTCCATACAAAAAATCTCCAATGTTTATTTTATCATATATTAGGTTTAAAAAAATAATACCCTTGGTATTATTTTTTTCTTTTTAAGTAGACAAATATAAATCCACAAATACTTAAAACAGTTGGAATAAGAACTATTGGAATTAATCATGATAATTTATTATCTTTAGTTTTTTGAGTTTCTGGGCTTAATGGATTTTGCTCATTACTAAACTTTAAAGTATTAAATGTTCCTTCTTTATAAAGAATGATTGTTTGTTCTAACTGATTAACTGTACCCATAATTTTATTTTCAACAATATTAAACTCTATTAATGAACTTTGATGATATATTTTTTGATCTTCTAATAAGTATTCAAATTGATTTTGTTCATCTAAATAGATTGTTGTTTCTTTGTAATTTAAATTATTAGTTAAAATAATTTCATGAGAAAATTCATAATTAAAATATTTAAACTTAACAATATAACTCCCAGGTTTTGAATTATAAAAATTAAATGTCTCATTTACTAAATCAATATCTAATTCATCACTTTGAATTTCAAGTTTTGAAAAATTAATTTGTGCTTTATTTTTAAATTGAAATGTATTAACCTTATTAGTTTCAAAAACTTCAAAGTTATTTTCAAATATAGGTTCAATAACTTTTAATAATGTATTTACTGTAATTTCTAATTGTTTTTTTGTTAAATTTGAAAAAAGTTTAAATTTTTGTTCTTCAAGAGAATTTGATTTTATTAATAATTTATTTCCAATTAATTCAACTTCTAAATTTTTATTTGTATTAATAACTGCAAGATTATCTTTTGGATCAATAAAATCAAATTTTATTTCTTTTGTAATCCCCTTCTCAAGTTCAATATTATTTGTAATTTCAAAATCTTTAATTGTGTCACTAACTACTTCAATCTCTAATTTAAAAATTTCATTGGCATTAATAGCATCAATTTCAATTTCTCCTTTTCAAACTTCAAGTGCTTCAAGCATTATTTTATCTTCTGCAATTCTTGTAAGCTTAACTTCTGGGGGTGTTTGAAAATATAAATTTAAAAAATATTTATAATTTTTAAAATAAATAATTTTCTTATCACCTTTCATAATTACAATATTTTTATCTGATAAAGAAATGCTAGTTGGTTTTATAGGTTCATAATATTTGTCATCAAAATCTGTATATTCAAATTTAATGTCATCTTTAAAGTTTGGCAAAAATTTATAATCAACATCATCTCAGGTTTTGCGTTTACCTTTATCTTCTAATCTAAAAACATTATTACAAACTACTTGGATACTATTTTTTATTCCGTCATTTGAAGTATATAAAAATTCTAAAAGACTAGTAGCATATTTTGCATTGAATTGTTTAATTCCCTCAATATTAACAGTTGAATTTTTAACAAATTTAAAACTTCCGTCTTTAATATCAAAAAGTTTTTTTGCAATCTCATAAACTTGCTGGGAAAAATGATCAATGTCATTTGTTGTTCTGTCAAAATTCAAAAATTTAATAGTATTTAATTTAGGCATTGTCAGTCTTGTTAAAAAAGTATATTCGTTCTGATTATCTCTAAGAGTTAATTTTACAACATCATTATTTTTAAAACTAGCATATATTCCTTGGGCATTAATATCAACAAACTTATATTTTTTAGTTGAATTCAAACCTATTTCATTTAAAAATTCTTTATCATTTCTAAGGGCTCTTTCAATAATACTTTTAATATTAGGTCCGTTAATATCACTATCTAATTTTAATATTGGCAATTGTAAATCAGATTTTTCTAATTCTTTCTCTTTTGTTTGAAAAGCAATCTCAATATTACTTAAATTTAAACCTTGATTTTTAGAAAGAATTGCTCCTGTGTATTGATAATGTTCTTTTCAACTATTGATTGGGTCTATAATTATTTCTTGTTGAATAATTCCATTAAAGTTTAAACCTCATTCTCCATTTTGTTTAACTCTCTCAATTCTCATAGTAATATCAACTTGAATAAAAGAATCAGCATTATTATTTTGATATGAATAAACATTATTGAATTCAATAAATTTTTGACGTTCATTTAAAGTTACTTGAAATTCATTTTCAGTAATAAAATTGTTATTAGCAGCTTCTATTTGTCCAATTGAAGTTGATGTCCACCTTCTAAGTGAACTATCAAAGTTAAAAGTTAATTTAGAATTTTCAAAATATTTTTCATATTGTTCCATTCTTAATTTTTTAATTGAATAAAATTCATTAAAACTTTTTTTAACATAGTTTGAATTATCTTTATATTCAAACTCATCATAATTTCTAGAATATGAATCTGGATATGCAAAACTAATATTGTTTTGCACTTTATCTTTATATTCATGAAACTTATAATTTGATTTATTTTGTTGTATTGAGTCTTTTACAATTTTACCAGTGATAAACGTTGGTGAAAATGATGACCCTACAAATAATAATTTTAATAATATTTTCATTTTTTTCCTCCCAATATAGTAATCGTCAAAAAAAATGACAAAATGACAAAAAAAATAAAGAAATTAAAATTTCTTTATTTTACAAATATAAAATCCATTATTGTTGCCTTCAAAACCAAAAAATTGTTTTTCAAATATAATTCTAAAAGTATTATGACGAGTTAAAAATTTTTGAATTTGATCTTGATTTTCTTTTTTATTAACTGTACAAGTTGAATATAAAATTGAGCCCTCCGCATTTAGTAAACTTGCAGCATTATCTAATAATTTTTCTTGTGTTAAAAGCAATTGTTCAACTTCTTCATTTGAATATTTTTTTAATTTAATTTCTGGTTTTCTTTTTAAAACACCATAACCTGAGCAAGGAGCATCTAACATTATTGAATCATATTTTTTTTGTGAGTTGAATTTTATTCCATCACCAAAATATAAATTAAAATTTTTTAAATCTAAACGATTTAGATTCTCTAAAATAATTTTTTCCTTTGAATTATTAATTTCATTTGCATCAATAATTGTATTTTTGTCCACTATTGCACACATATAAGAAAGTTTTCCTCCAGGTGCACAACATAAATCTAAAATATTTGTATTTGATTTTAAATTTAATTGTTCAACAGCTAAAATACTAGTTTCATCTTGAATATAAATTAATCCTTGAGTTATTAAATCACTTGCAATAATATTTTTATTTGCAATTAAACAGTTAGAAGCAATCTTGGATTCTTCTAATTGATAGTCATCTTTATATTTCAAATATAATTCTTGTTTTGAAATTTTAGTTTCATTTACTCTAAATGAAATTCTTTTATCTTGATTTGATGAGAGAACAATTTGATTTGCAATTTCAATTCCATAATCATTTTTAATTTGTTGAAATAATCAAAATGGAAAACCATTTTTTAAAGGAAAAATATTTTGCTTATTTTTAATATCAACAATTCACAATTGTTGATTTAATAATTGTTTTGAAATTGCATTTACAAAACCACTACTATTTTTATCAATTAACTTTGCAGCTTCTACACTTTCATTGACAATACTATAATCTGGTTGATTTAAAAATTTCATTTGATATAAAACCATTCACAAAAGAATTTGAATTTTCATATTTGTTTTTGATGCATCAATTATTTTATTCACAACATATTCTAAATAAATTTTGTATTGAATTGTTCCATAAACTAATTTAAAAATAAAAGCTATGTCAGATGATGACATAGCTTTTTGTTTTGCTAAATTATTTAAAAGTTTATTTGAAAATTGATTTTCCACAATTACTTTATAAATAATTTCTCACGCCTTAAATCTTGAATTCATTCTATAAAGCATGTTGTTCAATACTAAAGAAGTTAACATCAATCATGAAATGTTCAACAATTGATTCAACAAATTCTGGATCTGTTAAGATTGAAAGTTCTTCATTTGCTAAAACATGTGAATATATTTTATCTGTTAAAATATCAATTAAGTAATTTTGGAAATCAAAGTTTTCTTCGATTTTTTGTCCACCTACTTTTTCAACATTTTCTTTTCAGTTTTCAACAAAGAATGAATATTGACCAATTACAATTTTTTTAACTTCATTTCTTAATTTTGCATATAAACTTTTTTCAGGTCCAACTGCAAGAGTATTTTCTTTTGTTAATACATCTTTTACTTTTGCAACAGCATTTTCAATGCTATCAATTTCAATTACATATTGATATTGATGTTTCAAAGGAATTTCTAATAAAGCTTTGTCTAATCTTTGTTTGATAATGTCTTCTTGTTCTGTTCCTCTT encodes the following:
- a CDS encoding PP2C family protein-serine/threonine phosphatase, with the translated sequence MKFKHTLLTDIGNYRKANQDYLDFATNKAGDAFGIVCDGMGGHAHGEVASKIAVEKFMELFKATTFEGLNQKAINRWLRNCVSEVLNEMVDHSHEHLETLDMGTTLTAILFTQGAAFVINIGDSRTYKVVNNKLFQISQDQNLWNSTPEAERKDIQMSGMYERANEVTFWKVLTSALGPQKTLRIDTYYIESPAGIYILTTDGVHDYIDEDVTAATLVNPKMKLKEKAHMIVEDAKDNVSTDNLSILIIEAE
- the gmk gene encoding guanylate kinase, which translates into the protein MNKKGKIIILSGPSGVGKGTVNKALRQDKSLNLVQSVSMTTRQARPGEVDGVDYFFVDKDTFKDAIQHNELIEHAEFIGNYYGTPRKTVHDKITKGENVILEIEVIGATQVLKKEKKENLVSIFLMPPSLKSLEQRLRSRGTEQEDIIKQRLDKALLEIPLKHQYQYVIEIDSIENAVAKVKDVLTKENTLAVGPEKSLYAKLRNEVKKIVIGQYSFFVENWKENVEKVGGQKIEENFDFQNYLIDILTDKIYSHVLANEELSILTDPEFVESIVEHFMIDVNFFSIEQHAL
- the rsgA gene encoding ribosome small subunit-dependent GTPase A codes for the protein MKKGIILKIVSEYSYVLFQEQIYECKAQGKIRHKNQAPATGDYVNFEIIDEKNFKGSIVSIEERQNELYRPRIVNIDQVVIITSVKEPDLNTFTLNKYLAFVEYLKLKPLLAFTKVDLLTAKDKTIEIVKQYEKVGYEIFLINNMIETDKEWMKFIKKLQTGVSVFTGQTGAGKSTTLNHIIPTAFERTQEISKALNRGKHTTTKNELFRYENGLIGDTPGFSSFELKDIDKNQLAHSFKFFESKINECKFNNCVHTPESKGCAILLAVETKEFPQFIYDDYLKMLHELEDQERRKKY
- a CDS encoding ribulose-phosphate 3-epimerase, coding for MEKFIVAPSILTANFVNLKNDLDILKDANIKWIHYDVMDYNFVPNLSFGPKILKDITDNYDFKIDAHLMVKINNLSVEEYLKPFIEAKVAQITLHFEAIDEEQFVQFKEVCQKNNIICSLAINPDTSIEAIQDKLKDLQNVLVMTVYPGFGGQSYIPEAGEKIKQLVEIREAKNLDYSIEVDGGINDATYRLVQNHGVDMIVAGSYLVGVDAELVKERVFKLENKILDCCLPK
- a CDS encoding Asp23/Gls24 family envelope stress response protein, which gives rise to MLDQAAYDAINNAVVTVPGVISFANCSAKSEAEIKTSDITRAVEVLSTDVTSRVKVHIILINGVNIRDVVNEVQIRVKYELEKIEQFVRNYIVDIAVDDLEII
- a CDS encoding DAK2 domain-containing protein; the encoded protein is MKEVQILKGMITSGVNNLYNNYPHIDKLNVFPVPDGDTGTNMNLTCTNGYSEIENEDFDSIGSLMTKFARGLVMGARGNSGVIFSQIIKGFANGMKDQETLNLATWKAAFAQAKEVAYAAVMKPVEGTILTVIRQTSEYVNSIESEMDTEAFWNSVIEAANVSLDNTPELLPPLKEVGVVDSGGFGLVKFLEGIQHFAINLKPIEKLKKLEENTGGNIEMAIEDEFGYCTEAIVLLNDDLIGKLKVETVRTTFEQYGNTSIVAVMDNDILKVHTHALMPGQILTYLQQFGEFKTIKVENMTLQAERHVSDTTGETGSGAKEAAQKQRTLSNDVATIAVVRSRGMVNYFKDELNVDYVIDGGPKMNPSTNDFLQAIEAVNAKTVYVFPNDGNVLLAAKQAKDLEKMSKVIVLETKTIPQGITGYLNLDPEESTKKNESNIAKAIKSVTSVSINKAARDATIDGVKIVEGQYMMIVDKKVTIATNSLTEIFSRSLAKFITSKTEIITVFTGADASFKDINDLRKYLDENHDVEYEVVDGGQEVYSFIMGIE
- a CDS encoding serine/threonine-protein kinase — translated: MNKYEPGAIIQERYEIISAIGKGGMASVFKAHDIITDQIVAIKVASPEILLKQTGQERFEIENEAFAKLGENPHVIKLHDVIQQGSEWLIILECVEGGTLKDRFQEFGAMTLKEIKYYFSNLCDALQAAHDLKIVHRDVKPENVLLTLSGEVKLGDFGISVMEGYDSEAKKAIGTPRYMPPEIIESKLATPRSDIYSLGIMMYEFATGTAPFIASDGKKVAAKQVKEKPTSPRLINPMIPQSLENIILKMIEKNPENRYASMNEIRRDLMNVKITDSPKPYNYHLKVNYGAEHEKQVFKIGSTYEKLPAIARSKYVITFSILLLLLVITFFAALIFI
- the rsmB gene encoding 16S rRNA (cytosine(967)-C(5))-methyltransferase RsmB: MLYRMNSRFKAWEIIYKVIVENQFSNKLLNNLAKQKAMSSSDIAFIFKLVYGTIQYKIYLEYVVNKIIDASKTNMKIQILLWMVLYQMKFLNQPDYSIVNESVEAAKLIDKNSSGFVNAISKQLLNQQLWIVDIKNKQNIFPLKNGFPFWLFQQIKNDYGIEIANQIVLSSNQDKRISFRVNETKISKQELYLKYKDDYQLEESKIASNCLIANKNIIASDLITQGLIYIQDETSILAVEQLNLKSNTNILDLCCAPGGKLSYMCAIVDKNTIIDANEINNSKEKIILENLNRLDLKNFNLYFGDGIKFNSQKKYDSIMLDAPCSGYGVLKRKPEIKLKKYSNEEVEQLLLTQEKLLDNAASLLNAEGSILYSTCTVNKKENQDQIQKFLTRHNTFRIIFEKQFFGFEGNNNGFYICKIKKF
- a CDS encoding thiamine diphosphokinase, translating into MKTKFLIVACQNNLNFDYYKDYFIIGVERGCLDLIDKNITIDLALADFDHVIAEELELIKSKAKETIVLNPEKDFLDGKEAINIAYQRGAQEILFIAKPTKRVDMNLSLIEICTKDKVTILNDDSIMFLISKGEFEIDFNRYQDYTYISLFPVHQTVIDIKGLKYEVENLSLLPHSTRAFSNCFDNQKNGFIKTDKPIILIFNK
- the rlmN gene encoding 23S rRNA (adenine(2503)-C(2))-methyltransferase RlmN, which gives rise to MEKNSIFKYTIEDLENILSENGFNKFAAKQIYDWIYVKLENDFNNMTNLSKGLREFLIENYTAQPLKDLVVKESTDGTIKILFMLDDKRTIETVLMPQKYGQSVCVTTQVGCKMACKFCASGLIKTERNLETDEIVRQIFTMNKLLKDKYSYDPENPRARVSHIVVMGIGEPMDNFDNVMKFVNIVNDQKGFQIGARHITISTCGVVPKIKQFADLKTQVNLAISLHAPNNEVRNQMMPINRAFPIEKLIDSVKYYIEVTNRRITFEYILIDNVNDLPEHALELSKLIRGINGYVNLIPYNEVEENPYKQSTKIEQFFKILKKQGINAIVRKEFGADIDAACGQLRAKREGVIGNEI